One Nitrospirae bacterium YQR-1 genomic window carries:
- a CDS encoding response regulator: MSYKVAYQKVWQQESGMAGKRVLLVDDEELVREMVAYFLSEGDFEIVTAESAKYALDIIDKGNFFDIVVSDMNMPIMTGLEFAQEIKNRDMNLPFILLSGTPVDLSEDKRQELGIIACLLKDSNLDSQIVSALNEYI; this comes from the coding sequence ATGTCATATAAAGTAGCTTATCAAAAAGTTTGGCAACAGGAGAGCGGGATGGCCGGCAAGCGGGTATTGTTGGTAGATGACGAGGAGTTGGTGAGAGAGATGGTGGCTTATTTTTTGTCGGAAGGTGACTTTGAGATTGTTACGGCGGAAAGTGCTAAATATGCGTTAGACATTATAGATAAAGGTAATTTTTTCGATATCGTTGTTTCGGATATGAATATGCCCATAATGACCGGCCTTGAATTTGCTCAGGAAATAAAAAATAGGGATATGAACTTGCCGTTTATTCTTCTAAGCGGTACTCCTGTGGATTTAAGTGAGGATAAACGACAGGAATTAGGAATTATAGCATGTCTTTTAAAAGACAGCAATCTTGACTCTCAGATTGTAAGTGCTCTTAATGAGTATATTTAG